The window ATCCAGGAGACCAAGTGCAGCGCCGAGCAGTTCCCCACCGAGGAGCTGCGGGCGCTGGGGTACGAGTCGGTGGTCAACGCCACCGGCCGGTGGAACGGGGTCGCCCTGGTCTCCCGGGTCGGCCTGGAGGACGTGGTCGGCGGGCTGCCCGGCGGCCCCGACTACGAGGGCGTGCAGGAGCCGCGGGCCATCTCCGCGACCTGCGGCGGCGTCCGCGTCTGGTCGGTGTACGTGCCGAACGGGCGCGAGGTGGAGCACGACCACTACGCGTACAAGCTGCGCTGGCTGGAGGCGCTGAGGGCCGCCGTCGCCGAGGACGCCGCGGGGGAGCGCCCCTTCGCCGTGCTCGGCGACTACAACATCGCCCCGACCGACGAGGACGTCTGGGACATCGCCGAGTTCGAGGGCCTGACCCATGTCACCGAGCCGGAGCGGGCCGCGCTCGCCGCGCTCCGCGAGGCCGGACTCGGCGACGTGGTGCCCCGCCCGCTGAAGTACGCCCACCCGTACACGTACTGGGACTACCGCCAGCTGCGCTTCCCGAAGAACAAGGGCATGCGCATCGACCTCGTCTACGGCAACAAGGCCTTCTCCGACGCCGTCAGGGACAGCTACGTCGACCGCGAGGAGCGCAAGGGCAAGGGCGCCTCCGACCACGCTCCGGTCGTCGTCGACCTCGACGTGTGACGCGCGCCCACCGATGATCTCCGCGCGCCGGGTGGTGCCCCGGGAGGGTGCGATGCGACGCTGTTCGGATGAACATTCCTTTCCTGGACAACTGGCGCAAGAAGCATGATGCGGGGCGTTCCCCTCTGGTCTCGGCCTTCGACCGGGACCCGGAGGGGGCCGCCGAACTGCTCGCCGAGTGCGAGCTGCTGCGCGCCCGTGCCCAGGAGGCCGGGGTGGCGCTCGACGACACCCCCCGCTCCCTCGCGGCGCTCGACCAGCTCCCGCCGCGCTGGCGCGACGACCCCGAGGAACTCCCCTGGATCGGCAACGACGCCGGGCTCTACCTGGGCACGGTCATCGTGCGCACGGTCCCGGCGGCCGGCTGGCGGCTGCGGCCCGACGGTCAGCCGGTCGTGCTGCTGCCCTCGGGGCGCGAGGTCAACGTGGTGGAGGCCGGGCTCGACTGGGCCGCGACCGGGGCCCCCGAGCTCTCCCAGGTCTACGCCGAATCGGCGGAGTACTGACCCGCCCGTTGACCCTTCCGCAGTAAATACGGCTTATCCCGCTTATCCCGCATTCATGCGTGTCGGCGGTGAAGTCCCTTTTCGAGCTGGATAGTTTGCGCTGACCTCGACACCAGCCGAGAGACACAGGGGCAGGGCAGCGTATGGCCGTCGTCGATGATCCGTTGATCGAACTGCGTGGCGTCAACAAGCACTACGGCACGCTGCACGTCCTCCAGGAGATCGACCTCACCGTCGGCCGCGGCGAAGTGGTCGTCGTCATCGGCCCCTCCGGTTCCGGGAAATCGACGCTCTGCCGGGCCATGAACCGCCTGGAGACCGTCGAGTCGGGCGAGATCCTCATCGAGGGCCGGCCGCTGCCCGAGGAGGGCAAGGCGCTCGCCCGGCTGCGGGCCGAGGTCGGCATGGTCTTCCAGTCCTTCAACCTCTTCGCCCACAAGACCGTCCTCGCCAACGTCTCCCTCGCCCAGATCAAGGTCCGCAAGCGCAAGCGGGAGGAGGCGGACCGGCGCTCGCTCGCCCTCCTCGAACGGGTCGGACTGGCCGCGCACGCCGACAAGTTCCCCGCCCAGCTCTCCGGCGGCCAGCAGCAGCGCGTGGCCATCGCCCGCGCCCTCGCCATGGATCCCAAGGCCCTGCTCTTCGACGAGCCGACCTCCGCCCTCGACCCGGAGATGATCAACGAGGTCCTGGAGGTCATGCAGCAGCTGGCCCAGGAGGGCATGACGATGGTCGTGGTCACCCACGAGATGGGCTTCGCGCGCTCCGCCGCCAACCGCGTGGTCTTCATGGCCGACGGGAGGATCGTCGAGGACCGCGCCCCCGAGGACTTCTTCACCGCCCCGCGCAGCGAGCGCGCCAAGGACTTCCTGTCCAAGATCCTCAAGCACTGACCGGACCGGGAGCCATGCAGCGTACGAAACGAACCCTCGCCGCGCTCGCCCTGCTGCTCGCCGCCGCGCTCGGCGGCACGGCCGGCTGCGGCAGGGAGGGCAGCCCGCCGGTCAAGGGCCCACAGCCCGGTCAACTCCCCGTCTACCAGGTCCGGTCGGGCTTCACCCTGCCCGACTCGCCGACCTGGAACCGGGCGAGGAAGCGCGGCCACCTGGTGGTCGGCGCCAAGGAGGACCAGCCCTACATGGGCGAGAAGGACCCGGCGACCGGCACCTACTCGGGCTTCGACATCGAGATCGCCCGCATGATGTCCGCCTCGCTCGGCTTCGACCCGGCCACCATCGGCTTCCGCACTATCGCCTCCGCCAACCGCGAGACAGCCCTGCAGAACGGCCAGATCGACTACTACGTCGGCACCTACACCATCAACGACAACCGCAAGAAGCTCGTCGGCTTCGCCGG of the Streptomyces showdoensis genome contains:
- a CDS encoding exodeoxyribonuclease III, coding for MRIATWNVNSITARLPRLLAWLETTGTDVLCIQETKCSAEQFPTEELRALGYESVVNATGRWNGVALVSRVGLEDVVGGLPGGPDYEGVQEPRAISATCGGVRVWSVYVPNGREVEHDHYAYKLRWLEALRAAVAEDAAGERPFAVLGDYNIAPTDEDVWDIAEFEGLTHVTEPERAALAALREAGLGDVVPRPLKYAHPYTYWDYRQLRFPKNKGMRIDLVYGNKAFSDAVRDSYVDREERKGKGASDHAPVVVDLDV
- a CDS encoding DUF6278 family protein, with protein sequence MNIPFLDNWRKKHDAGRSPLVSAFDRDPEGAAELLAECELLRARAQEAGVALDDTPRSLAALDQLPPRWRDDPEELPWIGNDAGLYLGTVIVRTVPAAGWRLRPDGQPVVLLPSGREVNVVEAGLDWAATGAPELSQVYAESAEY
- a CDS encoding amino acid ABC transporter ATP-binding protein is translated as MAVVDDPLIELRGVNKHYGTLHVLQEIDLTVGRGEVVVVIGPSGSGKSTLCRAMNRLETVESGEILIEGRPLPEEGKALARLRAEVGMVFQSFNLFAHKTVLANVSLAQIKVRKRKREEADRRSLALLERVGLAAHADKFPAQLSGGQQQRVAIARALAMDPKALLFDEPTSALDPEMINEVLEVMQQLAQEGMTMVVVTHEMGFARSAANRVVFMADGRIVEDRAPEDFFTAPRSERAKDFLSKILKH